A genome region from Trichocoleus sp. includes the following:
- the argC gene encoding N-acetyl-gamma-glutamyl-phosphate reductase, whose translation MGDSGRIPVGIVGASGYGGVQLVRLLQEHPKLELVYLGGESSAGKSFGELYPHLAHQTKLTIEPIDLEEIARRCQVVFLSLPNGLACDMAPILLAKGCKVLDLSADYRFDNLDTYEAWYGKQRTDRDIAETAVYGLPELYRDRISEAQLIGCPGCYPTASLLAISPLLKQGLVIPETAIIDAKSGTSGGGRQPKTNLLLAEADQSLGAYNVARHRHTPEIEQVCSDLAGHEVLIQFTPHLIPMVRGILATVYATLRDPGLVRDDLITIYQAFYRSSPWVKILPSGVYPQTKWACGTNLCYIGIEVDPRTDRVIVISAIDNLLKGQAGQAIQCLNLMLGWEETLGLPQLSFYP comes from the coding sequence ATGGGGGATTCAGGACGAATACCAGTTGGAATAGTAGGCGCTTCGGGCTATGGCGGGGTACAACTGGTACGCCTGCTCCAAGAGCATCCGAAGTTAGAACTGGTTTATCTGGGTGGTGAAAGCAGTGCAGGTAAGTCTTTTGGGGAACTCTACCCCCATCTCGCACATCAAACGAAACTGACGATTGAACCGATCGATCTAGAAGAAATTGCCCGTCGCTGTCAGGTTGTCTTTTTGTCGCTCCCAAACGGGCTTGCCTGCGATATGGCACCAATTTTGTTGGCAAAAGGATGTAAGGTTTTAGATCTCTCAGCAGACTATCGGTTTGATAACCTGGACACCTACGAAGCCTGGTACGGCAAGCAACGTACCGATCGAGACATTGCTGAAACAGCAGTTTATGGGCTGCCAGAGCTTTACCGCGATCGAATCTCAGAAGCACAGCTTATTGGTTGTCCAGGTTGCTATCCCACTGCCAGCCTCCTCGCCATCTCCCCCTTACTGAAGCAGGGTTTAGTTATTCCTGAAACAGCTATTATTGATGCGAAATCAGGCACTTCTGGGGGCGGTCGTCAGCCAAAAACAAATTTACTGTTGGCAGAAGCTGACCAGTCTTTGGGCGCTTACAATGTGGCGCGTCACCGCCATACCCCCGAAATTGAGCAAGTTTGCAGCGATCTGGCAGGGCATGAGGTGCTGATTCAGTTTACGCCTCACTTGATCCCGATGGTGCGAGGCATTCTCGCCACAGTTTATGCAACGCTGCGTGATCCGGGTCTGGTTCGAGATGATTTAATTACCATCTATCAAGCGTTCTATCGGTCTTCGCCCTGGGTGAAAATTCTGCCGAGTGGCGTTTATCCCCAAACGAAATGGGCTTGTGGCACCAATCTCTGTTACATCGGCATTGAGGTTGATCCGCGTACCGATCGCGTCATCGTTATCTCAGCGATCGACAATTTGTTAAAAGGACAGGCAGGACAAGCAATTCAGTGTCTTAACCTGATGCTGGGATGGGAAGAAACACTAGGCTTACCTCAGTTAAGTTTCTATCCTTAA
- a CDS encoding 2OG-Fe(II) oxygenase, producing MSFIMNCLDPNRLENLAQQYQEAYAQADPFPHIVIDNFLSEAVLDAILTEFPDPQSIDWQKFEAAAERKLATKSELQMGESTRTLLYQLNSSTFISFLEQLTGIQGLIPDPHFVGGGLHQIEPGGYLKMHVDFNRHERLNLDRRLNLLIYLNKDWEESYGGHLELWDQEVTQCSKKILPIFNRCVIFSTTDFSYHGHPEPLTCPTGRTRKSLALYYYSNGRPAHETRAVPHSTVFRARPGEELEIKKEKMSVKQLVKSMIPGISKK from the coding sequence ATGAGTTTTATCATGAATTGCCTTGACCCAAACCGTCTAGAGAATCTGGCACAACAATATCAAGAAGCTTATGCTCAGGCAGATCCTTTCCCCCATATCGTTATTGATAACTTTCTCTCAGAAGCAGTCCTAGATGCAATTCTGACTGAGTTTCCTGACCCTCAATCGATCGACTGGCAGAAGTTTGAAGCAGCCGCAGAGCGTAAACTTGCAACCAAGTCTGAGCTGCAGATGGGAGAATCTACTCGCACTTTGCTCTATCAACTTAACTCGTCTACTTTTATCAGTTTCCTAGAGCAATTAACAGGCATCCAGGGATTAATTCCTGATCCACACTTTGTCGGCGGCGGTCTACATCAGATCGAGCCAGGCGGATATCTCAAGATGCACGTTGATTTCAATCGGCATGAGCGGCTCAACCTCGATCGCCGTCTAAACCTACTGATTTACCTCAACAAAGACTGGGAAGAATCATACGGTGGACATTTAGAGCTTTGGGATCAAGAGGTAACTCAGTGCAGCAAAAAAATTCTGCCCATCTTCAATCGATGCGTGATTTTTAGTACGACTGATTTTTCTTATCATGGACACCCCGAACCGCTCACTTGTCCAACAGGTCGAACTCGCAAATCGCTTGCCCTCTATTACTACAGTAATGGTCGCCCAGCCCACGAAACGAGAGCCGTCCCTCATTCCACGGTGTTTCGAGCCAGACCAGGAGAAGAATTAGAAATCAAGAAGGAAAAAATGAGCGTGAAACAGTTGGTCAAAAGCATGATTCCAGGGATCAGCAAAAAGTAA
- a CDS encoding oligosaccharide flippase family protein, protein MASSTNSIKKLAIRGAVWTVAGYGAGQILRFGSNLLLTRLLFPDLFGLMSLVYVFISGLLLFSDLGIGTSVIQNKRGDDPDFLNTAWTMQVIRGAILWLLCLLIAVPVAHLYNEPQLAWLLPVVGLNSVAMGLNSTAIFTLNRNLSVKQLAIFELGGQLISVIVMLTWAVISPSIWALVAGGLVAPLFQLVWSHQMNKGKPNRFTWDKSAVSEIVSFGKWIFLSTALTFLSTQSDRLILGKLFSFEMLGVYGVAFTLADIPRQLMMAVSHKVIFPTYAKMLELPRSEFRTKILRNRRMILLVLAVVVAALTSCGDLVVTTLYDGRYRAAAWMLPLLAMGTWPVMLTQTIDPILFAIGQPRYIAFGCFLSFLFYIVGIPVTFSLYGSVGAVISVALSNIPPWLIVTYALGREKISVIRQDITMTLIFLATVGLLTLFRSLLGIGFPSFG, encoded by the coding sequence ATGGCATCTAGTACAAATTCAATTAAAAAGCTCGCGATTCGTGGAGCTGTCTGGACGGTCGCAGGCTATGGAGCAGGTCAAATTTTACGGTTTGGCAGTAATCTGCTCCTAACTCGTTTACTCTTCCCCGATCTGTTTGGACTGATGAGCCTGGTCTATGTCTTTATCTCAGGCTTACTGCTTTTCTCAGATTTAGGAATTGGCACCAGCGTTATCCAAAATAAGCGGGGTGACGATCCAGACTTTTTGAATACAGCCTGGACAATGCAAGTAATCCGTGGAGCAATTCTATGGCTGCTTTGTCTCCTGATTGCTGTCCCAGTTGCTCATCTTTACAACGAACCTCAGCTTGCGTGGCTTTTACCGGTTGTTGGGCTTAATTCCGTAGCAATGGGGTTGAACTCAACGGCAATTTTCACACTTAATCGCAATCTTTCCGTCAAGCAGCTGGCAATATTTGAGCTGGGAGGACAGCTGATTTCAGTTATCGTCATGCTGACTTGGGCAGTAATTAGCCCTTCCATCTGGGCATTGGTTGCGGGTGGTTTAGTTGCACCGCTCTTCCAGTTGGTCTGGAGCCACCAGATGAACAAGGGAAAGCCCAACCGATTTACTTGGGATAAGAGCGCTGTATCCGAAATCGTTTCTTTTGGGAAATGGATCTTTCTTTCAACTGCCCTGACCTTTCTGTCAACCCAATCTGACCGACTGATTTTAGGAAAACTGTTCTCCTTTGAGATGCTGGGGGTTTATGGCGTTGCCTTCACGCTGGCTGATATTCCCCGCCAGTTGATGATGGCTGTCAGCCATAAGGTTATTTTCCCAACCTATGCCAAAATGCTGGAGCTACCCCGCTCGGAGTTCCGTACTAAAATCCTCCGCAATCGAAGAATGATTTTGCTAGTGCTTGCCGTGGTTGTTGCAGCTTTAACAAGCTGTGGCGATTTGGTGGTAACAACCCTCTATGACGGGCGTTATCGTGCGGCTGCCTGGATGTTGCCATTATTAGCAATGGGAACTTGGCCTGTCATGTTAACCCAAACGATTGACCCCATTCTTTTTGCAATTGGGCAACCTCGCTATATTGCATTTGGCTGCTTTCTAAGTTTCCTCTTTTATATTGTCGGAATTCCAGTTACCTTTTCGCTTTATGGTTCAGTTGGAGCAGTCATAAGCGTGGCTCTCAGTAATATTCCTCCTTGGCTTATCGTTACCTACGCATTGGGGCGTGAAAAAATTAGCGTTATTCGCCAGGACATCACCATGACTTTGATATTTCTGGCAACTGTGGGGTTACTTACGCTGTTCCGCTCCCTTCTAGGCATTGGTTTTCCTTCATTCGGGTGA
- a CDS encoding glycosyltransferase family 4 protein has product MKITFVMCSGFSLSGGDRVVAVYAKQLQQRGHEVFIISRPLSKPGLREQIRSLLKGNGWITMPQSKSSYFDNFGVSCKLLDRARPVVDADLPDADVVIATWWETAEWVAKLSPSKGAKAYFVQHHEVFDYLPEEQAAASYRLPLHKIVVAQWLQDLMKTLYNDNNVSLVPNSVDTKQFYAPPRKKQAVPTVGMVYSHTPWKGCDLSLKAFALAAQRIPNMRLVTFGSSELTESLPLPPEAKFAYRPPQERLRDFYSQCDAWLFASRSEGFGLPILEAMACRTPVIGTPAGAAPELLADGAGILVEPENPEAIAQAIEQIYQMTEAEWQQMSEIAYARVNEYTWEDATDRFEAALQQAIEKSELGMTV; this is encoded by the coding sequence ATGAAGATTACGTTTGTAATGTGTAGCGGGTTTTCTCTATCTGGAGGAGACCGTGTAGTTGCCGTCTACGCAAAGCAGCTCCAGCAACGAGGGCATGAGGTATTCATAATTTCGCGTCCGCTTTCCAAACCAGGGCTGCGAGAACAAATTCGTTCTCTATTAAAAGGAAACGGCTGGATTACCATGCCGCAGTCCAAATCCTCATACTTTGACAACTTTGGCGTCTCCTGCAAACTGCTCGATCGCGCCCGTCCTGTTGTCGATGCTGACCTACCTGATGCAGATGTTGTGATTGCAACCTGGTGGGAAACGGCAGAATGGGTTGCTAAGCTATCGCCCTCTAAAGGCGCAAAAGCTTACTTCGTCCAGCATCATGAGGTGTTCGACTATTTGCCCGAAGAACAGGCTGCTGCGAGCTACCGACTGCCACTGCACAAAATTGTTGTGGCTCAGTGGCTCCAGGACTTGATGAAAACCTTGTATAACGATAACAACGTTTCTCTTGTACCAAACAGCGTAGACACGAAGCAGTTTTATGCGCCACCTCGGAAGAAGCAGGCTGTCCCAACTGTAGGAATGGTTTATTCTCATACACCCTGGAAGGGCTGCGATTTGAGTCTCAAAGCATTTGCGCTTGCAGCACAGCGGATTCCTAACATGCGTCTGGTTACATTTGGCAGCAGCGAACTCACCGAGTCATTACCCTTGCCGCCTGAAGCCAAATTTGCTTATCGTCCTCCTCAAGAACGACTGCGAGATTTCTATTCTCAGTGCGATGCCTGGCTATTTGCTAGCCGCTCAGAAGGGTTTGGTCTACCCATTCTGGAAGCGATGGCTTGTCGTACTCCTGTCATTGGTACACCTGCTGGAGCTGCTCCAGAGCTACTGGCAGATGGGGCGGGAATTTTGGTCGAGCCAGAAAATCCAGAAGCGATCGCCCAAGCAATTGAGCAGATCTACCAGATGACTGAGGCAGAATGGCAGCAAATGTCAGAGATAGCTTATGCAAGAGTGAACGAGTATACCTGGGAAGATGCAACCGATCGGTTTGAAGCTGCTCTCCAGCAAGCAATTGAGAAATCAGAACTCGGTATGACAGTCTAG
- a CDS encoding glycosyltransferase family A protein, whose protein sequence is MRQETAPTVSVLITVRNAEPYISATLESILQEREIPLEVVLVDNGCTDATVEKALAFQDDRVRIIPGPQKGISPALNVAYAAARGEILMRCDGDDLFPPDRIKRQVKWLTEHPEFGAVCGGFSTIDTKGGLIADLGCSEPEVEITDELKGGTTRTHICTFAIRAEVVKAAGYSREYFDCFEDIDFQLRIGETCRIWYLPKIDYLYRLHQASVTHSYSSTLREFYDATALEFQRQRFTLGSDDLQRGCPPAVPKPIHKSGMDAAAQQQGMLIGSAWAEHQAGRKGKALMQGWRSVWVRPGNLEIWRNLLALAIKPARKELTSRIVSEES, encoded by the coding sequence ATGAGACAGGAAACCGCACCGACCGTAAGTGTTTTGATTACTGTCCGTAATGCCGAACCTTACATCTCAGCAACTCTAGAATCAATCTTGCAAGAACGAGAAATCCCGCTGGAAGTTGTTTTGGTTGATAATGGCTGCACAGATGCAACGGTTGAGAAAGCGCTTGCTTTTCAAGACGATCGCGTTCGCATTATTCCTGGTCCACAGAAAGGGATTTCGCCTGCACTGAATGTGGCTTATGCTGCCGCACGAGGTGAAATTCTGATGCGCTGTGACGGAGATGACTTATTCCCGCCCGATCGAATCAAAAGACAAGTCAAGTGGCTCACCGAACATCCAGAATTCGGGGCAGTTTGCGGTGGTTTTTCAACCATTGACACGAAAGGAGGCTTAATTGCAGATCTGGGCTGTAGCGAACCTGAGGTGGAAATTACTGACGAACTTAAAGGTGGTACGACTCGTACTCACATCTGCACCTTCGCAATTCGAGCCGAGGTTGTCAAAGCAGCGGGCTATAGCCGCGAATATTTTGACTGTTTTGAAGATATTGATTTTCAACTGCGGATTGGAGAAACTTGTCGCATTTGGTACTTGCCCAAAATTGATTATCTCTACAGGCTCCACCAGGCATCTGTAACACATTCCTACAGCAGCACGCTACGAGAATTTTATGATGCTACTGCACTGGAGTTTCAGCGGCAGCGTTTCACCCTTGGCAGTGATGATCTCCAGAGAGGTTGCCCTCCAGCAGTTCCCAAACCCATTCATAAATCTGGGATGGATGCAGCAGCACAACAACAAGGAATGTTAATTGGCAGTGCATGGGCAGAGCATCAGGCAGGTCGAAAAGGAAAAGCCCTGATGCAGGGGTGGCGATCGGTTTGGGTGCGCCCTGGCAATCTAGAGATCTGGCGCAATCTCCTGGCTCTGGCAATCAAGCCTGCGCGTAAAGAACTGACTTCGAGAATAGTCAGCGAGGAAAGCTAG
- the ribBA gene encoding bifunctional 3,4-dihydroxy-2-butanone-4-phosphate synthase/GTP cyclohydrolase II, producing MEPLHQSENTTSETFPSFKFDSIDAALADLKAGRAIVVVDDENRENEGDIICAAQFATPDMINFMAVEARGLICLAMTGDRLDELDLPLMVSGRTFEDSNEQTAFTVSIDGALHLGVTTGISAEDRARTIQIAINPTSRPADLRRPGHIFPLRAKEGGVLKRAGHTEAGVDLSQLAGLYPAGVICEIQNPDGSMARLPQLVDYAQRHHLKIISIADLISYRLQHERFVKREAVADLPTQFGLFQVYAYRNLLDKTEHLAIVKGDPASFKDQAVMVRVHSECLTGDALGSLRCDCRMQLQAALKMIENAGRGVVVYLRQEGRGIGLVNKLKAYALQDLGLDTVEANERLGFPADQRNYGIGAQILNDLGVQQFCLITNNPRKIAGLKGYNLEMVDRVPLLIEATSYNADYLATKAEKLGHLLLRSYLITVAIQGQDDRLPIQERYERLEKIRHLTQAHHLLLQEEARPVATALFGESSLIFHLGFDQLNTENPDWYHQPDHPYVKAIGEILDELASWQSVRQLEFLVSPGGDPLSNLQVQLDRQIFRLDHSSPQNNVKPSEVCRNLETQRIYVFSNHPVID from the coding sequence GTGGAACCGCTGCATCAGTCAGAAAACACGACCTCTGAAACTTTTCCTAGCTTCAAGTTTGATTCGATCGACGCTGCTCTGGCTGATTTAAAGGCTGGACGAGCGATTGTTGTTGTGGATGACGAAAACCGGGAGAACGAAGGAGACATTATTTGTGCGGCTCAATTCGCGACCCCCGACATGATTAATTTCATGGCTGTTGAGGCACGCGGGCTAATTTGTTTGGCAATGACGGGCGATCGACTCGATGAGTTAGACCTGCCGCTAATGGTGAGCGGTCGCACCTTTGAGGATAGCAACGAACAGACTGCTTTTACGGTCAGCATTGATGGGGCACTCCATTTAGGAGTTACCACAGGGATTTCGGCTGAGGATCGGGCACGCACCATTCAAATTGCCATCAATCCTACCAGTAGACCTGCTGATCTGCGTCGTCCAGGTCATATCTTCCCGCTACGGGCAAAAGAGGGCGGCGTTTTAAAGCGAGCGGGTCATACGGAAGCTGGAGTTGATCTATCCCAGCTTGCAGGGCTGTATCCAGCGGGAGTAATTTGCGAAATTCAGAACCCGGATGGTTCAATGGCGCGACTGCCTCAGCTGGTCGATTATGCTCAGCGTCATCACTTGAAAATTATCAGCATTGCTGATTTGATTAGCTATCGCTTACAGCATGAGCGGTTTGTTAAGCGAGAAGCCGTTGCCGATCTGCCAACTCAGTTTGGGCTATTTCAAGTCTATGCTTACCGCAATTTGCTTGATAAAACAGAGCATCTAGCGATCGTTAAAGGCGATCCTGCCAGTTTCAAGGATCAAGCCGTTATGGTGCGAGTTCACTCAGAATGCCTGACTGGGGATGCGCTTGGCTCTCTACGCTGTGATTGCCGGATGCAACTTCAAGCTGCCCTAAAGATGATTGAAAATGCGGGGCGGGGCGTTGTTGTTTACTTGCGGCAGGAAGGACGGGGCATTGGATTAGTTAACAAGCTAAAAGCCTATGCGCTGCAAGATCTGGGGCTGGACACCGTTGAGGCAAACGAGCGACTCGGTTTTCCGGCAGATCAGCGCAACTATGGAATTGGGGCTCAAATTTTGAACGATTTGGGCGTACAGCAATTCTGTCTCATTACCAACAACCCGCGCAAAATTGCTGGATTGAAGGGCTACAACCTAGAGATGGTCGATCGCGTTCCACTGCTGATTGAGGCAACTTCTTACAACGCAGATTATTTGGCAACCAAGGCAGAAAAGCTGGGACACCTTTTATTACGCAGCTATCTCATTACGGTTGCAATTCAAGGACAGGACGATCGCCTGCCAATTCAAGAACGCTATGAGCGGTTGGAGAAAATTCGGCATCTGACGCAAGCACATCACTTGCTGTTGCAGGAAGAAGCTCGCCCAGTTGCCACTGCTTTGTTTGGAGAGTCTTCGTTGATCTTCCATCTCGGCTTTGATCAGTTGAATACTGAGAACCCTGATTGGTATCACCAGCCTGATCACCCTTATGTGAAAGCGATCGGTGAGATTTTAGATGAACTGGCGAGCTGGCAATCTGTCCGGCAGCTAGAGTTTTTGGTTTCTCCGGGAGGCGATCCTTTGAGCAACCTACAAGTCCAGCTCGATCGCCAGATCTTCCGCCTTGATCACTCATCGCCTCA
- a CDS encoding O-antigen ligase domain-containing protein: MGFTLTFNPGGHVAPTVPLVMFCWIPFVIYLFSKYPAQRAVVMSFLGAWMFLPEATLALPGIPDYTKMSATCYGVLLATFIFDVGRFGSFRFGWIDLPMLVWCLCPFVSSMTNGLGAYDGLSAILDQTMTWGIPYFLGRIYLNNLAGIRQLAVGIFTGGVIYMPLCLLESRLSPQLHRFVYGDYAFGDFGQSVRLGGYRPLVFMRHGLTVGAFMMAATLIGIWLWRTGAVKQLWGFQMKWVVGSLLFTFILMRSTGAYIQFALGLLLLFYGKRFRTALPVFVIITLICSYLYANTATSHYFSDQIIETLSQFLPPERVQSLEFRFTNEELLTQHARLRMVFGWAGWGRSRVPLDEYGNITVQDSLWILAYGVNGLVGLISMTASMLLPVASIFWMRYPAKVWSHPKVAPVAVMAVTVLLYMVDSLVNAHLNPIYVLAIGGVAGLVLKPEKLKQAVRRPAVPGRAMTA, from the coding sequence ATGGGCTTTACTTTAACCTTCAATCCAGGCGGACATGTCGCACCGACTGTGCCCCTTGTGATGTTTTGCTGGATTCCTTTTGTTATTTATCTATTCAGCAAATATCCTGCCCAGAGAGCGGTCGTCATGAGCTTCCTGGGTGCCTGGATGTTTCTACCAGAGGCCACCCTGGCACTTCCTGGCATCCCCGACTATACCAAAATGTCGGCAACCTGCTATGGCGTACTTCTAGCAACCTTTATCTTTGATGTCGGGCGATTTGGTTCTTTCCGCTTTGGCTGGATTGACCTACCGATGCTCGTTTGGTGTCTTTGCCCCTTTGTTTCATCGATGACAAATGGTTTAGGAGCTTATGATGGGCTCTCAGCCATTCTCGATCAGACCATGACCTGGGGCATTCCCTACTTTTTAGGACGAATTTATCTCAACAACCTGGCTGGAATTCGACAACTGGCAGTTGGAATTTTTACAGGGGGTGTAATCTACATGCCCCTTTGCCTGCTTGAGTCACGGTTGAGCCCCCAACTGCACCGCTTTGTGTACGGTGACTACGCTTTTGGTGATTTTGGTCAATCTGTTCGCTTGGGTGGCTATCGTCCGCTGGTATTTATGCGCCATGGCTTGACAGTTGGTGCATTCATGATGGCAGCCACACTTATTGGCATTTGGCTCTGGCGAACCGGGGCCGTGAAGCAGCTTTGGGGCTTCCAAATGAAGTGGGTGGTTGGTTCGTTGCTTTTCACCTTTATCCTCATGCGATCGACTGGAGCATACATTCAGTTCGCATTAGGACTGCTCTTGCTGTTCTACGGCAAAAGGTTTCGGACTGCCCTACCCGTCTTCGTTATTATCACCTTGATCTGTTCTTACCTTTACGCCAACACCGCGACTTCACATTACTTCTCAGACCAGATCATTGAGACCTTATCGCAGTTTCTACCCCCAGAGCGGGTACAGTCGCTGGAATTCCGCTTTACCAACGAAGAGCTTTTGACGCAGCACGCTAGGCTTCGGATGGTATTTGGCTGGGCAGGTTGGGGACGATCGCGCGTTCCCCTTGATGAATATGGCAATATCACCGTTCAAGATAGTCTATGGATTCTCGCTTACGGCGTTAACGGTCTTGTTGGGCTGATTAGCATGACAGCCTCGATGCTCTTACCTGTAGCAAGCATTTTCTGGATGCGTTACCCAGCAAAAGTCTGGTCACACCCTAAAGTAGCTCCGGTTGCAGTCATGGCAGTCACGGTGCTGCTGTACATGGTTGATAGTTTGGTAAACGCTCACCTGAACCCGATTTACGTTCTGGCGATCGGCGGTGTTGCGGGTTTGGTTCTAAAACCAGAAAAACTCAAGCAAGCAGTAAGACGACCTGCCGTCCCTGGACGCGCAATGACGGCTTAA